The sequence AGCCGCGCCGTTGAACCATTTGGTAAAAAGCTCGTTGGCACAGACCAGCCGCCCGGCCCGGTCAGTAATCGCCAGGCCGATGGCGGACTGATCGGCCACCATGCGGGTAACCGCCCAGTCTTCGGGATCCGCCTGGTCCTGATCGGCGGCGATATTCTGCGGACGCAGGAAAAACGCGACACCCGCGAGGCTGAGCACCAGCGCGAGAAAGGCGATAAGCAGCGTGATATTCTGCACCTGCCAAAAGAGCAGCCCCGCCGAAGCGAGCACCGCTATAGCCAGAACCAGAGCCCGTGTCCTTACATCGCTCTGCGCCTTGCGCGTGCTGGGATTCAGCAGCCCGGTCTTGTGCTGCGGCTTACTCGCCATCATCTGCCCTGTTAGCCATGATTTTGATCAACCGCCCTTTCCGTTTCCGGCCAATCCACCAGCGCCAGCCAAATGAACTGACCAGATAGCCGACCGCCGCAAAAACGATCGCGAAAATCAGAAATCCGAACGCGGTCACCCCCGCTTCGCGCCCCAGCCAGCTCAGCCACTGGCCGAATTCACTCTGGATATGCGTGTTGATCGGCTGGCTCGATGTCATCGCATCGATCTGCAGGGCAAATTTTCCGGTCTGGTTGGCCGCAGCAATCCAGAACGGATAGGTCAGCGGGTTGGTAATGAACGTCGTGATCGCCGCGATCGGAACATTGGCCCGCACCGGAAGCGCCAGAAAGACCGCCGCAAATATCTGGCCCACCGGCACCAGAAAGGCGGCCAGCATCCCTAGGGCAACGCCGCGGGGTACCGAACGACGGGTAAAGCGCCACAATTCCGAACGCAGAAAGCGATGGGCAATCGGTTTGAGATATTTGTTCCGCTCCATCCCGGCGCGAGTCGGCATTTTCTTCTTCAACCAGTGGACCACGAGCATGATCGAACGCGCCGCAAAATCCTTGTCATGAATATTGGGCTTGGGATCAGCCATGTTCGCGCATCAGCCGGCCCTGCTGCCTTTTCCAGTCACGATCCTTTTCGGTCTGTCGCTTGTCGGGCGCTTTCTTGCCCCGCGCCAGAGCCAGTTCCAGCTTCGCCCGTCCCTTGCTGTTGAAATAGATGGACAGTGGCACAATCGTCATGCCCTTGCGCATCACCGCTCCGTGCAGCTTGTTGATCTGGCGTCGGCTCAGCAGCAGTTTGCGCGGGCGCGTCGGAGTGTGGTTGTGCCGGTTGCCATGACTCCATTCCGGAATATTGGCGTTGACCAGCCAGACTTCATCATCCTTCACCTCGGCATAGCTTTCGGCAATCGAACCGGAACCGAAGCGCAGCGATTTCACTTCCGTGCCGGTGAGCATGATCCCGGCCTCGAACTTGTCGTCCAGAAAATAGTCATAGCGCGCGCGCCGGTTTTCGGCGACGACCTTCTGCTTGTCAAATTCTTCTGGCCGCGGTTTTGCCATCAGATGAGCCCTGCCCCTTCCAGAGCAGCATCCACTGCCTTGCGGCTGGCCTCGGACGGCGGCGTCATCGGCAGGCGCAGGTCGGTCGAGAAATTCTCGAGCACCCGCGACATCGCATATTTGATCGGGCCGGGCGACGCGTCCGAGAAGAGCGACTTGTGCAGCGGATAGAGCACATCATTGAGCTCGCGCGCCTTGGCATAGTCGCCGGCGGCACAGGCAGCCTGGAACTCGGCGCACAATTTCGGTGCAACATTGGCAGTCACCGAAATGCAGCCGACACCGCCAGCAGCATTGAACGCGAGCGACAGTTCATCGACGCCGGAGAGCATCACGAAATCTTCGGCACAGTTCAGCCGGTGCGCGGTGACCCGGTCGAGGTCGCCGCTGGCATCCTTGATCGCCACGACGCTGGGCAGCTTTGACAGGGCCGCAACCGTGTCGGGCATGATATCCGTCACCGTTCGTGCCGGCACATTGTAGAGCACCAGCGGGAGATTGGTCTTCTGCGTCAGCGTGGTAAAATGCGCGGTGATGCCCTCCTGGTTGGGCCGGTTATAGTAAGGAGCGACGACGAGACCGGCGGCTGCGCCGCATTTCTTCGAAAAATTGAGGTGCAGCAAGGCATTGGTCGTGTCATTGGACCCGCAACCGGCGATTACCGGCACCCGGCCCGCTGCCTGCTCGATGCATATTTCTATGACCCGGTGATGCTCCGCATTGGACAATGTGGAAGCTTCCCCGGTTGTCCCGCAGGGCACCAGGGCGCTGCTGCCCTGGTCGATCTGCCAGTCTACCAGAGCGCGAAACTGGTCTTCGGCAAACGATCCGTCGCGAAAGGGAGTCGCCAGAGCCGGTATTGAGCCCGAGAACATCTAATAATCCTTTATGTTTGCCTTGGAAATTGGCAAAGCCGCCACCAAGTCATTTTCAATATTAACGGTGATATAGTTCGCCGTTCAGCGCCTGATAAGGAGCCTAACCGTAAAATGTCCAGCATGGTATCAAGATTTGTTATAGCGGCACTGCTTTTCAGCCCCGCCACCTGCATGGCAGCCGATAATATCGGCGAACAGATGGGCTGGCAAAATGAAAGTGCGGGCCTGTCCGATCCGACCGGCGGCAATGCCGTTCTCGGCCTGCAACGCTGGCGTGTGCTGACTCAATCCGACAATTATTCCTTCGAGGACTATGCCGGCTTTCTGGTAACTTTCCCGGGTTGGCCCGAAGACACGAGAATGCAGCGTAACGCCGAACAGGCGATCAATATCAACAGCTTCTCCCCTGCCCGCGTGCTCGCTTTCTTCAGCCGATTCGAGCCGACAACCAATGCCGGCGCCGCCAAATTTGCGATTGCCCTGCAGGCGACCGGGCAGCGGGAGCTCGCGGAAAAATGGGCCAGAACGGCTTGGCGCGGCGGCACCCTGACCGACGAGGACGAGGCAGCACTGATCTCGCGTTTCAGCTCGGCCTTCAGCATCGAGGATCATGACGCGCGTATGGACGCGCTATTATGGGCCAGGGCAACGCGCGATGCGGCGCGGCAAATTGGCTTTACGTCGCCTGCGCGCCGCCCGGTGTTCCAGGCGAGGCTCGCCCAGCTCACCGAATCCTTCGACGCCAATGACCAGGCCAGCGCGGTTGGCGGTATCGCCCGCGATGATGCCGGCTATCTGGCCGATCGCGCCCGCTATTTGCGCAATCAGGGACAAAGCGCGGCGGCGCGTCAGCTGCTCGCCACCCGTCCGCCGCTGCGCGTCAAACCCGCCTCGCCGGAAACCTGGTTCGAGGCAATACTGATAAATGCGGAAGCCGCTGCCAATGACCGGCAATGGTCGACGGCCTATAATATCGCCTCGAAAATCGAGGATGCCTATGCCGTGCCGACGCGGATCGCCGACCAGAATTCGCGTGTGCGGGACAAATATTCCGATCTTGCCTGGATTGCTGGCACAGCGGCGCTGAACGGTCTGCGCCAGCCCGCCATGGCGGTGCCGATGTTTGATCTGTACGCGCAATCCTATGACTCGCCCAATATTACGTCCAAGGGCTATTACTGGGCCGGGCGCGCTGCTGCCGAAGCCGGCCAGACCGAGCAGGCCAATGCCTATTTCGAGAAAGCAGCTGCTTTTCCGGACTATTTCTACGGTCAATTGTCGCTGGAACGGCTCGGGCGTCCGCTGCCGGAGTTTAACCGCAAGCCGGCGATCGAAATAACCGAGGAAGACCGCAAGGCCTATGACAGCGAGCCGCTGGTTATCGCGACCAAGGCTTCGATCCGCACCGGTCCGTGGAAAGAGCAGATCCGGTTTCACCGGGCGCTCGCCTATAATGCCAAGACAGCCAAGGACTATCTGCTGCTCAGCGATCTCTCGACCCGTATCGGAGCCCGTGATCTCGGCGTGATCAAGGGCATCAGCGCGCTGAGCGCCGGTGTCGGAGCGATCGACGAGACATCCTTCCCCACGATGCCTGTGCCCTTTGGCCATGAAAGCACCTGGACGCTGATTCACGCGATTACCCGGCAGGAAAGCCAGTTTGCCGAGGGCGCGATCAGCCACGCCGGCGCGCGCGGCCTGATGCAGTTGATGCCCGGCACCGCCCGCGAACAGTCCGGCAAGGCGAACCTCTCTTACAATCTCTCCTCGCTGACCGAGGACCCGCAATATAATATCCGTCTGGGCAGCGGCTATATCCAGCGGATGATGGACTATTATGGCGGCAGCTACCCGCTCGCCGTCGCCGCCTATAACGCCGGTCCCGGCAATGTGAACA comes from Sphingorhabdus sp. YGSMI21 and encodes:
- a CDS encoding DUF2062 domain-containing protein, encoding MADPKPNIHDKDFAARSIMLVVHWLKKKMPTRAGMERNKYLKPIAHRFLRSELWRFTRRSVPRGVALGMLAAFLVPVGQIFAAVFLALPVRANVPIAAITTFITNPLTYPFWIAAANQTGKFALQIDAMTSSQPINTHIQSEFGQWLSWLGREAGVTAFGFLIFAIVFAAVGYLVSSFGWRWWIGRKRKGRLIKIMANRADDGE
- the smpB gene encoding SsrA-binding protein SmpB produces the protein MAKPRPEEFDKQKVVAENRRARYDYFLDDKFEAGIMLTGTEVKSLRFGSGSIAESYAEVKDDEVWLVNANIPEWSHGNRHNHTPTRPRKLLLSRRQINKLHGAVMRKGMTIVPLSIYFNSKGRAKLELALARGKKAPDKRQTEKDRDWKRQQGRLMREHG
- the dapA gene encoding 4-hydroxy-tetrahydrodipicolinate synthase, with protein sequence MFSGSIPALATPFRDGSFAEDQFRALVDWQIDQGSSALVPCGTTGEASTLSNAEHHRVIEICIEQAAGRVPVIAGCGSNDTTNALLHLNFSKKCGAAAGLVVAPYYNRPNQEGITAHFTTLTQKTNLPLVLYNVPARTVTDIMPDTVAALSKLPSVVAIKDASGDLDRVTAHRLNCAEDFVMLSGVDELSLAFNAAGGVGCISVTANVAPKLCAEFQAACAAGDYAKARELNDVLYPLHKSLFSDASPGPIKYAMSRVLENFSTDLRLPMTPPSEASRKAVDAALEGAGLI
- a CDS encoding lytic transglycosylase domain-containing protein gives rise to the protein MSSMVSRFVIAALLFSPATCMAADNIGEQMGWQNESAGLSDPTGGNAVLGLQRWRVLTQSDNYSFEDYAGFLVTFPGWPEDTRMQRNAEQAININSFSPARVLAFFSRFEPTTNAGAAKFAIALQATGQRELAEKWARTAWRGGTLTDEDEAALISRFSSAFSIEDHDARMDALLWARATRDAARQIGFTSPARRPVFQARLAQLTESFDANDQASAVGGIARDDAGYLADRARYLRNQGQSAAARQLLATRPPLRVKPASPETWFEAILINAEAAANDRQWSTAYNIASKIEDAYAVPTRIADQNSRVRDKYSDLAWIAGTAALNGLRQPAMAVPMFDLYAQSYDSPNITSKGYYWAGRAAAEAGQTEQANAYFEKAAAFPDYFYGQLSLERLGRPLPEFNRKPAIEITEEDRKAYDSEPLVIATKASIRTGPWKEQIRFHRALAYNAKTAKDYLLLSDLSTRIGARDLGVIKGISALSAGVGAIDETSFPTMPVPFGHESTWTLIHAITRQESQFAEGAISHAGARGLMQLMPGTAREQSGKANLSYNLSSLTEDPQYNIRLGSGYIQRMMDYYGGSYPLAVAAYNAGPGNVNKWLRRNGDPRMGGIDWIQWIEDIPISETRNYVKRVLENVVVYDTKNPNGPTIRSDTPLTRYIGKNYKG